The Marivirga tractuosa DSM 4126 genome contains the following window.
GCCATTGTTGGAAGCGAGTTCATAGTCCAATAATTTTTCAGCAAAGTAGGCTTCTCCCCACCTCCAGTCGATTAATAAATGCTTGGTCAAAAAACTTGCAACAATCATGCGGACTCTATTGTGCATATAGCCTGTTTCATTTAATTCTCGCATACCAGCATCTACTATAGGATAACCCGTTTTTCCTGCACACCATTTTTGGAAATCTTCTTTACTATTTCGCCAAGGAATAGCATCGTATTTTGCTTTAAAAGCATTCTTCACTACATGAGGAAAATTAGCTAGGATCATACTGTAAAAATCTCTCCAGATCAATTCATTGAGCCAAGTATCATTTAATTTTTGTGCATGAGCCACGGCTTCACGAATACTAATAGTGCCAAATCTCAAATGAATTCCTAACCTGCTAGTACCATTTTTTGCAGGGAAGTCACGTTCTTGATCATATTTTTGTATAGTGCTTTCTTCATATTCTTTCTTGGGAATAGGAACATCGGATTCCCTAAAACCAATTTCGTCTAAGGTTGGTATTTCTGGTTCAAATTGAAAGAAATTCTCTGCAGTTAAATGAATTTCATAAGGATGAATATGACCTGATTCTAATTTTTCTAACCATTTGTTTTTGAATGGTGTGAAGACTTTATAGGGTTCGTTTCCGCCCGTCAGGATTTCATCTTTTTCAAAAATCACATGATCTTTGAAATCATAAAAACCAATCCCTTTTTGTTGCAGAATATTGTCAATTTTTTGATCTCGTTCTAAAGCGTAAGGTTCATAATCTCTGTTGGTAAATACAGCTTGAATATTATATTCCTTTATTAAAGATTTATAGACTTCTTCTGGTTTTCCGTGTTTTATTAATACGCCAGAGCCTATTTTTTTAAGCTGATCATTAATTTCAGTAAGCTGATCATGGATGAAATTAACTCTGGCGTCTGACTTATCTTTAAGATCATCTAATATCTCTGAATCAAAAATAAATAGGGGAAGTACGGGGATGTTTTCTTGTATTGCATAGTATAAAGCAGTATTGTCATATAGTCTTAAATCTCTTCTGAACCAGAATATTGAAATTTTTTCCACTGTGAAAATGTTTGTTTAAGTCAATAACCAATCAGATTATTATAAGTTTTCTATTATTCTGAATTTTCATCCTCTTCTCTCAAAACCGCATCTGAATTGATATTTTGGGGCTCTTCTTCTTTTTCTTCTTTCTTTTTCTCAGAATTCTTCTTCTTTTCTTCTTTATTATTTTCAAAAATCTCTCGCAATTGATCGAAGCTAGTTACATGTACTAAACTGACTCCTGTACTAGTAGAGGCAGTATTATTGATTCGATCCAAAGCATTGAAATTAGTTCTATTATAGATTTTAGCCCTAAGCTTTCCATCAGGGGTTAGCAAATATTCAACAGACCAATCTCCCAGAATACCTAAAATTTCTTGGTTTACATTATCGGTTTCTCCTTGAGTAAATCCTCCATCTCTTGTTATTCTTAGTCTTCCACCCAGAAAGCTATAAGATAGCCTTAACTGGAAGGTATTGAATTGATCTTCATCAAATGAGCCTAAATCAACATCGATTTCAAGGTTTTCATCAATTTGTGTTACCCAATAGCTTAATTGGTTAGATAAAAACTCGCTCACGGAATTACCTACTGATCCACTCACAGCAAATGATGAACGTGGAGAGAGTCTTCGTAGAATTATTAAACTGAATACTTGTCGCTTTAATTCTTGCTCATCAGCTTCGAGTTCTGCCTCAAAGGCGGTTACGCTAGTCCTTAAGGGAAAACTTGTACCCGCTTCAGTGTAGATCTGATCTGGGTAGTTGATAAAATTAATATCAAAATCTACCTCTGGTTGTAATAAATCTCCTTTCAAATCCAAAAGAACTTTAGCTGGATACCTTCTTTTCAGTTCTGGAGAATTAGCAAGGGTTGAGTCTTGCTCCAAATTAATAATTGGTAATAAGGATACATTTTGTTCATAAACCGCTTGAATATCGAGATTAGCTTTATATGGATCTCCATCCCAAGTGATCTGGCTACCAGGCTGAATGCTAAATTCTTTATTGATGATGTTATAGAGAGTAAAATTGTAGCCTCCTTCAGTTAGTGTATAATCTCCTATCATAGAAAAAGCCCCATTGGTGTCAATATTCATACTGAGTTTGCCATTTCCCCTGCCCCGGATAATATCGCCTGATTTAATATCAAAGATGATTTCGGCATAAGCATCCGGAGTAAGTTCCAAATCAAAATTCATAGTTACCCCTCTAATGTCTACTTCTTCAATTCTATTGATTTTTTTGGTATTGTTATTTGCGGTATCCTTCACATTGATGAAATGAATATATTCTTCTCGCTCAATTGAGGAGCTGCTTTCTACCGGAATGAAAATTCTAGTTCCGCTTTCTGATTTTGCTTGGGCATCTATCGTTAGATTTCCCACACTTCCTGAAAAAGATACATTTCCAGTTACAAATGCAGTACCATAATACAATTCATTATCTTTTGCTGAAGTATTGAGTACCTTTAATTCATTCATGTTCCCTAATAAATCTAACCTTAGATCAGTAAATCCATCATGTAATAAATCACCATTTAGAAAACCCTTGTTCCCTTGATCATCAGTGAGTTGAATGTTTTCGAAAGTAACCTTCTCCTGATTGAAATTTATATTGCCTATATAATCATAATAGGTGTTCAAGTAATTAACTCTTATTCCGCCATTGGTAATTTTTCCTGTCCCATTGACAACCGGCCTATTTAAATTGCCGGTAATGCTAAATTCGCCATCAACTTCACCTTTCATATCCGAAAAAATAGTGTTTATAAATGGCTCAACTATCACTAAGTTTGTTTTCCTCAGTTTTGCATTTAAGTTTAGGGGGTTTACCGATAGGGAAGGAGCAAAAGTGCCTTCCAGTCTTATAATGTCTTTATCTTGGCGCTGGACTGTGTAGTCCATCAATAATTTTTGTTCGTTGGGTTGCCAATTAGAAAAGCCATTAATGTTACCAATCAAAAATTCATCTAAGTAAAAATTCAGCAAACTCAATTCAGTGGACAGCAAAAACTGATTTTGGAAATTTTGTATATCTATAAATCCATTTGCTATACCTTTGAAATCATGTTCTTCTACTAGCTCATCAATATTTTCAACATTGAAACTGTCTATTTCAATCAGTAGAGATTTTGTAGAATCCTTGGAAAGTTCACCATTTGCTACGATGCGTTCATCATTTGAAGAAATCCCAAAGTTCTTAAAGATGTAATTGTTGCCAGTAATTTTCAGGTAATTGTTTTTTACAAAGTTCCAGCTTTTTGAAAAGACTTGTATATCGGACTTTTCTATTGATAGGCTTAAACTGTCTTGCAAAAACATTAGATTTCCGCTGATATTGAGTTGGTTTTTACTTTGAAATTGATCCAAATAAGTACTGAAATTGATTTCTCTACCAGTCCAGTATAGTTCCATGCTCAGATTTTCACTATTGATATTGCTATTTAATTGTTGTCTTTCAGAATTTATAAAGCCTATTCCCAATACATCCTGACTCAAATGGTATTTACTGAAATTTAAATCTATAGTGTTTTTGGAGAATATATAATTCTCGTATTTCACTGTGTCAAAAGTTGATTCAATGAAAATAGTACTGTTTTCACCGTTTTGAAATTGCCCTTTAATTTCAGCACCATTTTGTACTGAAAGTTGAGGTATAAAAAGTTGAATTAAAGGGTTGATTTTCTTAATTCGAAAATCAAAATTCACAGCATACTCTTCCAAATTTACATCTGGATCAATTGTATTATAATAATTTTCAATATCATCCTTATTATTTTCAATATTAAGTCGGTATTCCTTTACTGTTCTAAAAAGATCTTTTTGAAGTTGAGTAAACTGATATTCACCGTCAATCTTGGCTCTAAAAAGGTCAGAATTGATTTTCAATTTTCTGAAACCATCATTTTTGGAAGTATTGACTGTTAGCGAATCTAACTGAAGAGAATTGTCCTTATAAACTGCATAGATTTTTTGCAATGAAGTGTTACCTTCAATACTATCTAAGGTTATTCCTCTACCATTAAGATTTCCCTTTGCTGTCAAAATGAAATCATCTTTGGTGATATTGAGGTCTTTAAAGTTAATGGTGTCTAAATCTGCCGTTACATTTATCAAGTTCTTATTTTTTCTTAAATCAATAGATCCATCCATCTGAAATTTTAGAAGGGGATCATTTATTTTAAGCTTACCATTAAAAAATTCTGATGCCAATTCAGCATTGGTGATAATATTTTGATATTCATACCCATTTATTCCTATTAAATTGATAGTGGCATTCAAATTCAACTTGGCAGTTTCTAATGTGAAACCACTGCCTTGAATATTTCCCGTCATCTGTACTTTTTGAAAAATAGAATCAGCATCAAGAAATTTACCTAAATCAAAATTATAAGTAGAAAGGCTTCCTTTGTAGGTTGAATTTCTCGAATCCTTTGCGATTTTTAGATTCAAATCTGATTCCACTCGGCCTAAAGGAGAAGTGAAAACACCATCTGCAACAAAGTCAGTTGGGAATCCTATGAAACTTCCTCTAAAATTGGTAATCCCAAAATTTTGAATTCTTTGAAAGGAGATACTGTCGTTTACATATTGTTGAAGATCAGCTGGTGTTAAAGATGAATTAGTTAGCTTTAAATCAATAAATGACTCTGAAAAATTAGGTAGTCCGTCAATTCTCACATTTCCTTGTAAAAAACTTGATTCACCAAATTTCATGTTCAAATCTTTTGCTGAAAACCTTTTTATTTTCCCATTGAATTTTCCAGAGAGATTGATCTTATCGTCATATTTTTTAACATAAGGGGCAAAAAGTGCTAAATCCTCCGTATGGATCACAGAATTTTTGAAATTCGCATTAATATTGACCGAATCAATTATATAAGAGAGGTCATTCATGCTGTTATAATTGAATACAATCGAATCAGCGATGATGCTATTATTAACTTCCAAATTGAGTTTAGTCAAAGAAAGTCTGCTCTGAGAAATTTCGAAATTTGAATTCAAATGGTGAATAGTTAGATTCGTCACAGAATCTATTGCTGATAACTGATTTATCTGAATTTGAATAGTATCTGACTTGCTAAAGAAATTGCTCAGATCAGCATTTAGCTCATGTAAAACAAATTGATTATAATTAAAGCCATCCTTAATACTATCGGTATCTAAATTGATAACTCCTAAATTAATGTTGGAGAGTGAGGCCTCACGGATTAATAAGTTTTTAACCGCCTTATTAGAGCTGTCGTTTGTCGGTGCAGATAAATTTCTGATGGCTTCTACAAGGTAATCTATGTTGAAATAGTCATCTCCTTTCTCCCTTATGAGCATTATCCTGCCATCTTGCAATCTTAAATTGTCAAAAAGTATGCTTTCATCATTGATGAGCTGCTTAATATCATAATCAATCCAAATCTTTTTAAGATCAATAAATCTGCTCTTATCTTTATTTTTTACATAAAGTCCAGACAATGTGATTTGATCAAACCATTCAATATTGATTTTTTCGATGCTGATATCAAAGCCTAATTTTTCACTCAGATAATTGCTACCATATTGGGCTACTTTGGTTTGGACTGCAGAGGATTGCATTGCCAGGACGATAACACTTAATGAAAAAAATAGAATAAGGAATACCCATAATATTGCTTTTGCAATACCTTTTTTAATACCTTGCGTTATATTTTGCTCTTCTTTCAAATTTTATGGATATCAATATTTTAGCCATCGAATCTTCCTGTGATGAAACTTCTGCGGCAGTTGTACAAAACGGGAAAGTACTTAATAATATTATCGCTACTCAGTCGGTTCACGAAAAATATGGAGGCGTAGTTCCCGAACTGGCTTCCCGTGCGCACCAACAACATATTGTACCTGTTGTAGAACAAGCACTTTCCGGTGCAAATATAAGCAAGAAGGATTTAAAAGCAGTGGCTTTTACCCAAGGTCCTGGTTTATTGGGTGCATTATTGGTGGGGAGTAGTTTTGCTAAGTCGTTGTCATCAGCTCTGAAAATACCCTTAATTGGAGTAAATCATATGCAAGCCCATATTTTGGCACATTTTATAGAAGATCCTAAGCCAAACTTTCCTTTTCTGTGCCTAACAGTAAGTGGGGGACATACCCAAATTGTGAAAGTCAATGATTACTTGGATATGGAAATTTTAGGTGAAACCAAAGATGATGCTGTAGGCGAAGCGTTTGATAAAATAGCCAAAATTATAGGTTTGCCTTACCCAGGTGGACCGATGATAGACAAACAAGCTAAAAATGGAAATCATCAAGCATTCCAATTTCCTGAGACGGAAATGCCAGGATTCAATTACTCATTCAGTGGAATTAAAACTGCGGTTTTATATTTTCTTCAAAATAATAGTCAAAAAAATGCCAATTTTGTAGCGGATAATCTGGATGATATTTGTGCTAGCGTTCAGCATCGCTTAATCATGACTTTACTGCAGAAATTAAAAAAAGCATCTAAACATACAGGAATAAAAGAAGTAGCCATAGCAGGCGGAGTGTCTGCAAATTCTTATTTAAGAAAAATGTTAGCTGAAACAGGAGAAGAGTTAAATTGGAACACTTACATCCCAAAGTTTGAGTATTGCACAGATAATGCTGGTATGATAGCCATGACAGCTCATTTCAAATATCAAAAGCAAGAATTTTTAGGAATGGATGCTGCACCAATACCAAGAATGAAATTTTCAATTGATACCATCAAATGAAAGAAATTTTTATAAAAGGAGATAAGAAATCCCATACTTTTCAAGTAAAAGCACAAGATGTGGCACATTTTGAACAAGAAGCCGTACATGACGTATGTGCTACTTTTACTTTAGCCAGAGAAATAGAATGGACAACACGTTTATTCGTTAGAGAAATGCTAGAAGATGGAGAAGAGGGGATAGGAACACATTTAAATATTGAACATTTATCTCCTGCTTTAATTGGCAATGATGTTGAAATTGAAGCAGAATTTAGTGGTATTAAAGACAGGGAAATAGTGTGTAAATATGTAGTAAAAGTTGGAGAAAGGCTTGTAGCTACAGGTTCTACAGGTCAGAAAATCCTTCAAAAAAATAAATTAGCCCAACTTTTTGATAGTTTATCAAAATAAAGTATTAATTTTTGTTAGAATTGTGAAATATGAGTGATAAAAAAGAGTTTAGTACTTCGGTAACCGTAAAAAATAAGAAAGCTCGATTTGAGTATGAATGGCTGGATACTTATCTAACTGGTATAGTTTTGCAAGGGACTGAAATAAAAGCTATTAGATTACATAAAGTCAGTCTACAAGAAGCCTATTGCTATATTCACAGAGGAGAGGTATTTGTCAAAGGAATGCACATTGGGCATTATGAATTAGGTACTCATTACAATCATGAAGAAAAGCGTGAACGTAAATTGCTCCTAAAGAAGCAAGAAATAGAAAAAATAAGAAAACGGATGGAAGAAAAAGGCTTAACCCTTATTCCAACTAAACTTTTTATTAACAATAGAGGATTAGCTAAGTTGGAAATAGCCTTGGCAAAAGGTAAAAAAATGCATGATAAGCGAGACAGTATTAAAGAAAAAGATATGAAGCGTGAACTGTCCAAAATGAAATTTTAGTCTATGATTTCAATTGGGGAAAAAGGTATTTGTAGATTAAGTATTGTTCCAGTGCGAGCAGAAGCATCCGATGCTTCTGAAATGGTTACACAGTTATTATTTGGGGATCATTATGCCGTTACGGAATTTTCAAGTGATTCTAAATGGATTAAGATTAAAATTTACTTTGATAGCTATGAAGGTTGGATAGATGCAAAGCAATATCATTTCATAACAGATGAGTATTTTGAGCAAATCAATAATTCAGATTATAAGATATGTACAGATTTAACGGCAAGTATTTTATATCATAAAAATTTATTGCCCGTTACAATGGGTGCCATTATTCCAATCTCAACCAATGAGATATTTGCTATTGAAGAGCATTTGGGTTTTAATGGCGAAGCAAAATCTTTAAGTGCGAGACGAGATTTCGATTTCTTAAAAAGCATATCCAAAAAATATATGAATGCGCCCTATTTATGGGGTGGAAAATCTCCTTTTGGCATTGATTGTTCCGGTTTTACACAAATTGTTTTTAAAATCTGCGGTTACAGTTTAAAGCGAGATGCTTCTCAGCAAGTACAGCAAGGGAAGGGTGTAGATGGTTTGGAAAATGCGCTGCCTGGCGATTTAGCTTTCTTTAGAAATGAGCATAAAAAAGTAACGCATGTGGGCATTTTACTTGAGAATCAGGAGATTATTCACGCTTCTGGCAAAGTAAAAATTGATTTTTTAGATGAAAATGGTATCTTCAATGCTGAACAAAAAGGATACACACATTATTTGACAGATATTAAAAGAGTATTAGCATGAGAAATTAGGCCGATTTTTCATGCTTGATTAAAAATTTGAAAGCATGAAGATTGGTTCCACCCGCGCATTAGTATTAAATCAGGATTATACTCCTGTTACGGTTTGTAGTATTCCTAAAGCTTTTCTATTGTTATTTTTGCAAAAAGCGGAGCTAATTGAAAAAGATGAAGCTCGTAAACTACGATCAGTTGATCGCTCTTTTCCTTTTCCATCTGTCATCAGATTAACTAATTATGTAACTATGCCTTATAAAGGTGTGATGCTAACTCGTCAAAATGTTTTTAAACGAGATGGACATGAATGCCAATATTGTGGTACTTCTAAAGATTTGACTTTAGATCATT
Protein-coding sequences here:
- a CDS encoding C40 family peptidase, with the translated sequence MISIGEKGICRLSIVPVRAEASDASEMVTQLLFGDHYAVTEFSSDSKWIKIKIYFDSYEGWIDAKQYHFITDEYFEQINNSDYKICTDLTASILYHKNLLPVTMGAIIPISTNEIFAIEEHLGFNGEAKSLSARRDFDFLKSISKKYMNAPYLWGGKSPFGIDCSGFTQIVFKICGYSLKRDASQQVQQGKGVDGLENALPGDLAFFRNEHKKVTHVGILLENQEIIHASGKVKIDFLDENGIFNAEQKGYTHYLTDIKRVLA
- a CDS encoding HNH endonuclease, which encodes MKIGSTRALVLNQDYTPVTVCSIPKAFLLLFLQKAELIEKDEARKLRSVDRSFPFPSVIRLTNYVTMPYKGVMLTRQNVFKRDGHECQYCGTSKDLTLDHLIPRSKGGKSKWTNLVTACKRCNARKGNNTPEESDLKLKRPPFKPNYVMFIRDFSGQIDEKWMPFLKTKQMSA
- the smpB gene encoding SsrA-binding protein produces the protein MSDKKEFSTSVTVKNKKARFEYEWLDTYLTGIVLQGTEIKAIRLHKVSLQEAYCYIHRGEVFVKGMHIGHYELGTHYNHEEKRERKLLLKKQEIEKIRKRMEEKGLTLIPTKLFINNRGLAKLEIALAKGKKMHDKRDSIKEKDMKRELSKMKF
- a CDS encoding thioesterase family protein, whose protein sequence is MKEIFIKGDKKSHTFQVKAQDVAHFEQEAVHDVCATFTLAREIEWTTRLFVREMLEDGEEGIGTHLNIEHLSPALIGNDVEIEAEFSGIKDREIVCKYVVKVGERLVATGSTGQKILQKNKLAQLFDSLSK
- a CDS encoding cryptochrome/photolyase family protein: MEKISIFWFRRDLRLYDNTALYYAIQENIPVLPLFIFDSEILDDLKDKSDARVNFIHDQLTEINDQLKKIGSGVLIKHGKPEEVYKSLIKEYNIQAVFTNRDYEPYALERDQKIDNILQQKGIGFYDFKDHVIFEKDEILTGGNEPYKVFTPFKNKWLEKLESGHIHPYEIHLTAENFFQFEPEIPTLDEIGFRESDVPIPKKEYEESTIQKYDQERDFPAKNGTSRLGIHLRFGTISIREAVAHAQKLNDTWLNELIWRDFYSMILANFPHVVKNAFKAKYDAIPWRNSKEDFQKWCAGKTGYPIVDAGMRELNETGYMHNRVRMIVASFLTKHLLIDWRWGEAYFAEKLLDYELASNNGGWQWAAGTGTDAQPYFRIFNPYSQTDKFDKNKAYIKKWIPEINTSDYPEPMVDHKKARQRALDTYKSALDNA
- a CDS encoding translocation/assembly module TamB domain-containing protein, coding for MKEEQNITQGIKKGIAKAILWVFLILFFSLSVIVLAMQSSAVQTKVAQYGSNYLSEKLGFDISIEKINIEWFDQITLSGLYVKNKDKSRFIDLKKIWIDYDIKQLINDESILFDNLRLQDGRIMLIREKGDDYFNIDYLVEAIRNLSAPTNDSSNKAVKNLLIREASLSNINLGVINLDTDSIKDGFNYNQFVLHELNADLSNFFSKSDTIQIQINQLSAIDSVTNLTIHHLNSNFEISQSRLSLTKLNLEVNNSIIADSIVFNYNSMNDLSYIIDSVNINANFKNSVIHTEDLALFAPYVKKYDDKINLSGKFNGKIKRFSAKDLNMKFGESSFLQGNVRIDGLPNFSESFIDLKLTNSSLTPADLQQYVNDSISFQRIQNFGITNFRGSFIGFPTDFVADGVFTSPLGRVESDLNLKIAKDSRNSTYKGSLSTYNFDLGKFLDADSIFQKVQMTGNIQGSGFTLETAKLNLNATINLIGINGYEYQNIITNAELASEFFNGKLKINDPLLKFQMDGSIDLRKNKNLINVTADLDTINFKDLNITKDDFILTAKGNLNGRGITLDSIEGNTSLQKIYAVYKDNSLQLDSLTVNTSKNDGFRKLKINSDLFRAKIDGEYQFTQLQKDLFRTVKEYRLNIENNKDDIENYYNTIDPDVNLEEYAVNFDFRIKKINPLIQLFIPQLSVQNGAEIKGQFQNGENSTIFIESTFDTVKYENYIFSKNTIDLNFSKYHLSQDVLGIGFINSERQQLNSNINSENLSMELYWTGREINFSTYLDQFQSKNQLNISGNLMFLQDSLSLSIEKSDIQVFSKSWNFVKNNYLKITGNNYIFKNFGISSNDERIVANGELSKDSTKSLLIEIDSFNVENIDELVEEHDFKGIANGFIDIQNFQNQFLLSTELSLLNFYLDEFLIGNINGFSNWQPNEQKLLMDYTVQRQDKDIIRLEGTFAPSLSVNPLNLNAKLRKTNLVIVEPFINTIFSDMKGEVDGEFSITGNLNRPVVNGTGKITNGGIRVNYLNTYYDYIGNINFNQEKVTFENIQLTDDQGNKGFLNGDLLHDGFTDLRLDLLGNMNELKVLNTSAKDNELYYGTAFVTGNVSFSGSVGNLTIDAQAKSESGTRIFIPVESSSSIEREEYIHFINVKDTANNNTKKINRIEEVDIRGVTMNFDLELTPDAYAEIIFDIKSGDIIRGRGNGKLSMNIDTNGAFSMIGDYTLTEGGYNFTLYNIINKEFSIQPGSQITWDGDPYKANLDIQAVYEQNVSLLPIINLEQDSTLANSPELKRRYPAKVLLDLKGDLLQPEVDFDINFINYPDQIYTEAGTSFPLRTSVTAFEAELEADEQELKRQVFSLIILRRLSPRSSFAVSGSVGNSVSEFLSNQLSYWVTQIDENLEIDVDLGSFDEDQFNTFQLRLSYSFLGGRLRITRDGGFTQGETDNVNQEILGILGDWSVEYLLTPDGKLRAKIYNRTNFNALDRINNTASTSTGVSLVHVTSFDQLREIFENNKEEKKKNSEKKKEEKEEEPQNINSDAVLREEDENSE
- the tsaD gene encoding tRNA (adenosine(37)-N6)-threonylcarbamoyltransferase complex transferase subunit TsaD encodes the protein MDINILAIESSCDETSAAVVQNGKVLNNIIATQSVHEKYGGVVPELASRAHQQHIVPVVEQALSGANISKKDLKAVAFTQGPGLLGALLVGSSFAKSLSSALKIPLIGVNHMQAHILAHFIEDPKPNFPFLCLTVSGGHTQIVKVNDYLDMEILGETKDDAVGEAFDKIAKIIGLPYPGGPMIDKQAKNGNHQAFQFPETEMPGFNYSFSGIKTAVLYFLQNNSQKNANFVADNLDDICASVQHRLIMTLLQKLKKASKHTGIKEVAIAGGVSANSYLRKMLAETGEELNWNTYIPKFEYCTDNAGMIAMTAHFKYQKQEFLGMDAAPIPRMKFSIDTIK